The genomic stretch TCACCACTGTCCTCATCCTCATCTGTACTGCAATCTTCTTCTTGGTTGATAACAatcatctgaaaaaaatatatatcttgtaATATTAATCATTTCAATTTGATGTGGATGTACATCATGGTTGAATACAAgcaaactgcgagctactgctcactgatgataccccccccccccccccccgcaagtggataatattaatagtgtaaaaatatgcaagtgttcggtaaacaggaagttgtcgagtgatgaatctgaaaacgcatcacacggtatagctgacttatataaatcctgaaaccaaatttcagaaatccttgtattgtatttcctgagaaaaatgtgacgaaattttcaacttggctatcatgtgtaaaatcgtacaagtgttcggtaaacaggaagttgtcaagtgatcaatctgaaaacgcatcacactgtatagctgacttagataaaccctgaaaccaaattacagaaatccttgtattgtagttcctgagaaaaatgtgacgaaaattttcaacttggctatcatgtgtaaaatcatacaagtgttcggtaaacagaaagttgtcaagtgatcaatctgaaaacgcatcacacagtatagctgacttagataaaccctgaaaccaaattacagaaatccttgtattgtagttcctgagaaaaatgtgacgaaaattttcaacttggctatcatgtgtaaaatcatacaagtgttaggtaaacaggaagttgtcaagtgatcaatctgaaaacgcatcacacggtatagctgacttagataaaccctgaaaccaaatttcagaattccttgtattgtagttcctgagaaaaatgtgacgaaaattttcaacttggctatcatgtgtaaaatcatacaagtgttcggtaaacaggaagttgtcaagtgatcaatctaaaaatgcatcacacggtatagctgacttagataaaccctgaaaccaaatttcagaaatccttgtattgtagttcctgagaaaaatgtgacgaaagtttcgtGGGAccgactgactgacggacggacggacggactgatggatggactgacggacggacagacagaggtaaaacagtatacccccccttttgtATTAGAATTAAGATATTGCAGAAATTTATATCTTTGCTGGTTCTCATTCTTAAaagtatttatgttttttttttaaattacaaatatttgaatGCTTTTATGAACTATGTGatgtattttaaatacaataaatacCTGGATGTCTTGACCAGCAGCTGGTGTATCAATCTCATCATGACCAACCACAACAGTTTCTTGGTCGACTGTGTTTGTTTGGAGTGTCTCGGTCAACCGTGATGGTCTGGAATAGCCAACTCTCCTTCTTCTGTCTGAAGGGGTAATCTGAAACagtacaaattatttaaaaaaaataaacagtgtTTGTCAGAAATTTTAATTAAGTTTACAATTATTCAGACTAATATGTAATCAAAGAGGAAACTTAAACTTATTAAAACTTTGTCTTGAAAGAGCTTAACAGCATGGGAGAAAATACATAAGACATTAAGTATGTGTTTTAAAAGGCATACAATGATACAGTGAACTGAGGACAGTAAGTATTGAAAATAAGTAAACAGGAATAAATTCTGAGCTAATATTATCCAATTTTTTCTGTCATgcagacaaaaaaataattttgaatgaaCAATTACCATCCAGCTTTGGGTCAAACTGCTCAACATTAGCAGTCTCAATTTCGACTTGGATCAAGTCCTTCAATGTGTCCGTCTTCAAATGACCCCGCCTCTTGCCTTTGCTGAGTTTGGTTCTGCTGAATGTAGTTTCGTTATTGACACTTGTTGGTGGTAGACTGAGCAGAGCATCTATAACAAGCTTTATATTGTCAAGGCCATCCCTGAATGTTTCAAACACAGATCCCCATGTCAAGGCACCATCTATAAGTCTGTTACTGTACCTAAAAAATTAATacacaaaattgtaaatattcAATATCAGACATAtatggatattttatttttaaaaatattaagatgttCAAGGCAAAAAATTGGAGTAAATGAATACAGAGTTAGGAGTTGTTTACCCTATAGGTAACATTAAGCTAAAATTAGTTtttatagaatagagaatggaaacattgtgccaaaaagacaacaacccaaacaaTGAGCAGAAACATTAATTACCTTTGATATATTAAAGATTTCAAAATGGCCCACTCTGTGTTAACTTCCTCTATATCCATGCCTGACCTTATTAAGGTGGACTTGAGATTTTTCTTTACAAGATGAATCTCATGGTCCCCGTactctaaaatgacaaaaaaagttattcattaaacatgttaaaaaatgagaaacatatTTTTGCTTGCACCATAAAACACAATTTGCTTATAGACTGAGATATTGATGATTACAGGTATTTATTTAATTACTTATTATAACCTGTACAATCAGAGACAGTTATGCTATGACATATATGCAATTACAAGATAACTTACTTGGGTTTGCATATTTTTAGAACTTCTGTAGTTGCTTTGATCTGTGCATGTCCATTATACAATGTTAGGTTCTTTTTCTGCAGAATCAAGGATAGTCTGTTCAAAGGTGATATGATTTCCTAAATGAAATGCAATTAATTAAAATTCAATACATATATAAGTTCGTCATATACATGGAAATTTAAATATGCAGTTCATATTCACATTCATTATTTGTAAAGCAGTAATTACATTGTACATATAAGAGTAGTAACAATTGTCAAAAATCAAAACAGACATGTCAAGATAAAGAAAACCAAAAATCAATAAAGcaatcttaaaaatattttgacttctaaatgtatgtttttaataATGATTTATTATTCTACATGTATACCTTTAAATTTAACATGAATGTGACAACCGCTACATCAGTTAGAATTTTGGCAAGTCCTTTAGCTTTTGGATTTTCATGTGAAGCACTTTCTAGGTGAGCTTTAAATCCCCTGTAACCTTTGATAATAACATTTATTGCTCTAAGCATGTGTGGCATCCAACGAGTTCCTCCTACACGGGTTGGAAGTATTTTCGTCATGTTAAGTGCACTGAAAGCTCGTTTTAAGGCTTTCTTCTGTTTGGGACCTCTGCGGTACAAGTAGTAAAGACCTGTAAAATAGttatttgaaaatttgacttAAGACATCTTCTGTAAgacaaatttatgtaaataaatttacATGATTAATAAATAAGGGTACAATGTATGCCATGGTGTATAATGTATgtataaattttttacattaaattgcTATACATCAATGCATGACATACATTGCATAtgcataaatgtaaaatataataagCTAAATGCATTTGAATTGAATGAACTAGGActttttaatcatgataattattaattgttttattgCCAAACATAATAACTTACCAAGAAGAAGAGTTATGGTTTTATCATACAATTTAGATGACTTAATATCATCCTTAAAGCTTAACTCAACTCTGTGAGCCAAGCAATGAGTAACAACTATTTCTGGGTTTTCTCTTTTCATCAAAGCAGCCACACCATTTCTTATAcctgaaaaaaatatgtctttaaaacaaactatttttgtaACATTACATTGACATTGtacattaaattaattttaatcatatactgtaaaaatgttttaattcctttatcatgtttagaATTTTTTCAAATTCTATATGTTTACCACGGTCCATGTTTACTTTAAATCAATATGAAGGTCTAGATTGAGGTTCTTTCATTACACATGTTTCAGtatattattcttttaattttttaggtcatttgtcttttctttatacccattattttgtattctttatattatatgaacatgatgaatgaagGATTTCATGTTTATAAACTAGTACGTACATACACTGTCACACATATAGCTACAGAGAACATACACATATTTGCTACGCACCAAGCACAGGTGAAAATAAATAACTGTATCTACACCTCATTATTTTATCTATATGGATAAGAAAATGTGGCATGAGTcagagtgtcaatgagacaactctcaatccaagtcacaaattgtaaaagtaaaccattataagtcataGTACAGTCTACAACATTGATACCATTTTTTCtactgtaaatataaaaaagaagatgcggtatgatagccaatgggacaactatctacaaaagaccaaaatgacactgacagtcattaacaactataggacaccgtacagccttcaacaatgagcaaagcccataccaacCCCATCCACATTGTatattacataataaataaattaaaaaataaatttaccttGCATGTTTGATGCACCGTCTGAGCAAAAGCCAATAAGTTTACTCCACAGTTGGTTGGTATTGTCCTCTGAATTTTCAAAGCAAACAGCTTTCATGTAATTAAATATGTCCTGAGATCCTGCAGATTCAGCAGTACCCAAATCtaaaaacttttcaattatctTTCCATTTTGGGCACTTCTTACCCACAATGACTCATATTCATCCCCCATGAAGTCAGATGACCCATCACAGGTGAGGCTCAgaaatggtgtttttttcaaaAGGTCTCTGGTCTCATTTCTGGAAACACAGGCTATATTTTTGACAAATTCACAGGCCTTTTTGTCATTCAGGTAGCTATTGTCAACATCAAGACCTTTAGCTTGATCCAGTTTACATATAACGTTATAAGTTTTAAAGCTTAGATAATGTTTAGCAACAGCATGGGCATTACGAAAGAGAATGCTAAGTCTGTCATATTCAGTTTGTTTTATAGAGTTAATGGCCTTTGCAGCCAGTGAATTCTGAGGAAGTGGCCTCTCGGCAACAGATGTTGCACTGATGTGAGGCGAACTGACTTCATGATTTTGGATGGTGTCAATCCTAAAATTCGTACACCCAGATACGAATTTCACTCCCTTTCCCTGCTCCTTACAGTATGTACAATACATAACGGAATTCTCATTATCATACTTGAGCCAGGGACGACCGTCCGTCCAATGGGTTTTGAACTCTCTGACGCGCTTGTCCTCGTATTTTTTCTTTGCTTCTGTAACTTGGTCAGAAGTGCGAGACGGTCTTTTTGGTGCCTTTCCAGGTCTCGCACTATCCAACCACCTCAACAATGAAGCCATGTAACGATGTAAAATTATGGGTGTACTTTTATCTTTCGATATGAAAACAAAACTGGCACCACTTCTTCATAAAATTAACGGTAACCAGTCACCGAGGTCGTCCTAATAACCAATCGTCTAAATACACAAGATGTCCAGCGGACAGTTACGAATTAATGTCTTCCGATgcaaaaatgaacattttttttttattttctgttatgattatattttatttagtttatgcAACACAAATTAATCAATAACTAccgaaatttgaaattttgaaaacacGTGGTACTGACCGTTTTTgcgctttttttatttattttgaacaatCGGTTATTAGGGAGACCGTAAAAACTGGTTTACGCTACTTTTGCAAGGAAGTGAGTATCAGTTTATTGATCACGATGGCGTTGTATTGACACATTCGGCAGTTAACTTACGGTAACGATTAAAAAAATGCACACAGATATGCACTAGACCGGTCGGACTATCGGCAGTGTACTTTTACTAGTCCGAGCTTAATTAAACTAGACACGGGCTTCGGGCTACCGATTAACGTCGCAGActgtgtttatgtgttacatatttgtttttctctcattaTTGGTTCATTTATCAGGCTgtaagttttctcttttgaattgattTACCTCGCCATTTCctggctttttatagctgactgtgcggtttggactttgctcattcttgaaggctgtactgtgacctatagttgttactttatgtgtcatttgatcccttgtggagagttgtcttattggcaatcataccacatcttcttttttttataaacaagggTTAAACTTAAAGCACCTCCACTATGGCATGGGGCATAAAATAAGTTTATgagtatacatacatgtacattgtacgtaacatttgtacatttgtaaatcTAGAATTATATCAAGGTTATAACAAAATGCACCcaaattttctttagaaaaagAGCAATAACCCTTCAAGTGTTGTCTGATTAAATTTCTTGTTAGAAAGCTTTTGACATGGTGAACAATTTTACTACTTTAGTTTTCCCAAAactataattatattattttatagatataacTTAAATGATATCTCTAGGTTGTTTTTTCCAAAGCAATGTCTCAAGAAACATATGtgctttaataaaaataaagattatagctaatttcctaatgcatgaaGGGCAAGActttttttactttgtttgtatattgtacaatagtAATTTAGATAACATCCAATTGCTTTTAACCATTATATTTACAGGTTTACGTTTGCCTATATTTATTGTATGAAGATGTCAGTCTTACGTTGTACAAAGCTTGGGTAAAcgtttcaaaatcaaaattctaCGCTACAAGAAATTAGCTGTAAGATGAACATTAAACTACTGTCACTTAGCATGCTTagggaaaacataaaaaaaatcaatgaaggataataaacttaattcaaatagtttgggttGGGGGTAAAAATTGCTGCAATTTTTCTTTAATTGAAATGATTTTATACTTTCCTGTGGTCAATctatttttcccaaattaagttaagaggagAGTAAGGGGGTCAgtgtttatcctacattgaacttttgatttcgACCCTAATCATGCTAATTCTCAATTGTTGTCTTCTGCTTTTaccatataaaattgagaaaggaaatggtgaatatatCAAAGCGAcgaccacccgaccatagagcagacaacagctgaaggtaaccaatgggtattcaatgtagcgagaattcccgcacccgtaggtgtccttcagctggcccctaaaaatatgcatactagtacagtgataatggacgttcgaattatacacaagaaaataaaattttaaatcatatatttacTTAGCACAATTTTTTCtgtaatatacattgtatgttaCCTGTTCTTTTACTTCTCTTACTTCTTGTAAGCATAACCAGATATGTCCACAGTGGTACATGTAGCATGCTGCATTATCTGATAGAAGAACAACGTCTTACTTTAAAGAAGTTGATATttatagtcattataaaattctcaAGAAGTGAAGCCACACACGACCAATCCTGTTTCACAGATTCTAAAACATGGGTGAAAATTGTATGCTGAAAAAGAAATGCACAAGACAATTTTTATAGATGTAAATTGATACTGAATTCATTCCAAATAAAagactacatgtacatttatttatattcatttcataAGAATCTATTCCATTAGAATCTTAAATCAaggaattttttgttttttatagttAGTGTGATACATGTAAGAACacaatgaaaaattatataaagttccaattgatgttttatatatataaaaaaattgctaaacaGTCTCAAACTCAGAACAACCTTATACATGATTTACAAATAAGCATattttggttttcccgtttgaatgattttacactagtaattttggggcccttcatagcttgttgttcggtgtgagccaaggctctttGTTGAAGACTCCAGTTGGTATTACTTATTGTGAAAACAGAGTGTGGGGACAGAGACAGCATATTGATTTACCTGAAAAAAACACATCTCAGTGATATCATAATCAACTCTCCTTCATTGGCATTGTCCACGGCTGGTTCATGGATAGTCTGGCAACCTCCATGCAGTCTGAGGTCTGTCAATGCCGCGGCGTTATGTCTTCATTACATTCAGCGAGCTTTTGTACACTTTTATCCTGATTACATACAGGATTAAATCCCACAT from Mytilus edulis chromosome 7, xbMytEdul2.2, whole genome shotgun sequence encodes the following:
- the LOC139481777 gene encoding zinc finger protein 862-like produces the protein MASLLRWLDSARPGKAPKRPSRTSDQVTEAKKKYEDKRVREFKTHWTDGRPWLKYDNENSVMYCTYCKEQGKGVKFVSGCTNFRIDTIQNHEVSSPHISATSVAERPLPQNSLAAKAINSIKQTEYDRLSILFRNAHAVAKHYLSFKTYNVICKLDQAKGLDVDNSYLNDKKACEFVKNIACVSRNETRDLLKKTPFLSLTCDGSSDFMGDEYESLWVRSAQNGKIIEKFLDLGTAESAGSQDIFNYMKAVCFENSEDNTNQLWSKLIGFCSDGASNMQGIRNGVAALMKRENPEIVVTHCLAHRVELSFKDDIKSSKLYDKTITLLLGLYYLYRRGPKQKKALKRAFSALNMTKILPTRVGGTRWMPHMLRAINVIIKGYRGFKAHLESASHENPKAKGLAKILTDVAVVTFMLNLKEIISPLNRLSLILQKKNLTLYNGHAQIKATTEVLKICKPKVRGP